In Ruminiclostridium papyrosolvens DSM 2782, the following proteins share a genomic window:
- a CDS encoding ABC transporter permease, with protein MDLRSNNLWNTAKKKYSIFMVLFVLFIICSLANPNFLTTSNLTNISRQLAVTTILAFGQTILIISGMLDLSQGSVLALSGVFAISAYKATGSLVIAVLVGIITGVVCNFINALMISTFKAPPFIATLAMLTMARGVALLYTKGQNILQLDKFVVFGQGSVGVIPIPIIFLVVLAIVTWYILKHTRVGRSLYAVGGNEEASVASGINVHKVKYTAFIINGIFVGLAGVLFMSRVNAGLPNGAVGYEFTALTAAIIGGTSFSGGVGTATGTLAGAFIVGFLDNIMNLTSVDSYMQQIVRGAIIALAVIYDIQSKNRRTKSTLGRIEDKQNAKNKKVAAKK; from the coding sequence ATGGATTTAAGAAGTAATAACCTATGGAATACGGCAAAAAAGAAATACAGTATTTTTATGGTACTGTTTGTATTATTCATAATTTGTTCATTAGCAAACCCAAACTTTTTAACAACCAGTAACCTGACAAATATCTCAAGACAGTTGGCAGTTACAACAATTCTTGCTTTTGGTCAGACAATATTAATAATTTCAGGAATGCTTGACTTGTCTCAAGGCTCCGTGTTGGCTCTTTCAGGTGTATTTGCTATATCAGCATATAAAGCAACCGGATCATTGGTTATTGCAGTGTTGGTAGGTATAATTACCGGAGTTGTGTGCAACTTTATTAATGCATTGATGATTAGTACTTTTAAGGCGCCTCCGTTTATTGCCACTTTGGCAATGCTGACAATGGCAAGAGGTGTAGCACTACTTTATACCAAAGGGCAAAACATTTTACAGTTGGACAAATTCGTAGTATTCGGACAAGGTTCTGTAGGTGTTATTCCAATACCTATCATATTCCTTGTAGTATTGGCAATAGTAACATGGTATATATTGAAACACACCAGAGTCGGACGTTCTCTTTATGCAGTGGGCGGAAATGAAGAAGCATCAGTTGCGTCAGGTATAAACGTTCATAAAGTTAAGTACACTGCGTTTATAATAAATGGTATTTTCGTTGGTTTAGCAGGGGTATTGTTCATGTCACGTGTTAATGCAGGTCTTCCAAATGGTGCTGTAGGTTATGAGTTCACAGCTTTAACAGCCGCTATCATCGGTGGAACCAGCTTCTCAGGTGGTGTTGGAACTGCAACAGGTACCTTGGCGGGTGCATTTATAGTAGGATTCCTTGACAATATTATGAACCTTACCAGTGTGGATTCTTACATGCAGCAGATTGTAAGAGGTGCAATAATCGCTCTTGCGGTTATATATGATATTCAGTCCAAAAACCGCAGAACAAAGAGTACACTTGGAAGAATAGAAGACAAGCAAAATGCAAAAAACAAGAAAGTAGCAGCAAAGAAATAA
- a CDS encoding 3'-5' exonuclease: MLIFVDLEATCWDKNEKNKRPHAEIIEIGAVVTGQDLIEISKFSVVIRPEIEPVLSDYCKELTGLSQTDVENGMEFNRAISHLYQWILKYENMENTVLYTWGDYDIFLLKRSLRRHKYKNKDFLSIIHKGGLINLQEQFMKFTKLPSSSCNLVKALQIIGENYHGKMHRSVDDAENMIKLYRYLNNN, translated from the coding sequence ATGTTAATATTTGTTGACCTTGAAGCTACTTGCTGGGATAAAAATGAGAAAAATAAACGTCCCCATGCTGAAATAATTGAAATAGGGGCTGTGGTAACAGGACAAGATTTAATAGAGATAAGCAAATTTTCAGTTGTGATAAGACCCGAAATAGAACCGGTTTTATCTGATTACTGCAAAGAGCTTACAGGCCTTAGCCAAACTGATGTAGAAAACGGCATGGAATTTAATAGAGCAATAAGCCACTTATACCAATGGATACTTAAGTACGAAAATATGGAAAACACAGTACTGTATACATGGGGGGACTATGACATTTTTCTCCTTAAACGAAGTCTCAGAAGACATAAATATAAAAATAAGGATTTTTTGAGCATAATCCATAAAGGAGGACTAATAAATTTACAAGAACAGTTTATGAAATTTACAAAACTCCCTTCTTCCTCCTGTAATCTTGTTAAAGCACTCCAAATAATCGGAGAAAACTACCACGGCAAAATGCACAGAAGTGTGGATGATGCTGAAAACATGATTAAGCTTTATAGGTATTTGAATAATAACTAG
- a CDS encoding sugar ABC transporter substrate-binding protein yields the protein MKKRLISVLSMSLAITFLAACGAGTPKTSDSTASGGSSSKGYKVAYIARAQSDSFAAWLANAVKDEAKKYPDIKLDVFDGQANDDTENSMIENAITNKYDLVIVQPNNGEAQRPYVEKVVKAGIHAITTNARISGIEGASSVDANPYEQAGVNARAAIEQIPQNAKVVVLDGPSGNFHADERRKSWQKEFFEKRPDVKIVGEQIANWNKDEAMKYMEDWIQSNDKIDAVISMNDNMAAGAIEVVKDNPKFKNMLAYGVDGTAEALLLIQEGKMTSTCMQSAYDLATKLLESGNKLLTGGEKQIDTDIGNPLVNKDNVQQYIDILKKSGAIK from the coding sequence ATGAAGAAGAGACTAATTAGCGTACTATCAATGTCACTGGCAATTACTTTTTTGGCAGCATGTGGAGCAGGGACACCAAAAACTTCCGATTCAACAGCTTCAGGAGGAAGCAGCTCAAAGGGCTATAAAGTAGCATATATAGCTCGTGCCCAATCTGACTCATTTGCGGCTTGGCTTGCAAACGCTGTAAAGGATGAAGCAAAGAAGTACCCGGACATTAAGCTGGATGTATTCGATGGTCAGGCAAATGATGATACTGAAAACTCAATGATTGAAAATGCTATTACAAACAAGTATGATCTGGTTATTGTGCAGCCAAATAACGGTGAAGCTCAAAGACCATATGTTGAAAAAGTAGTTAAGGCAGGTATACATGCAATAACAACTAATGCTCGTATTTCAGGAATTGAAGGAGCGTCATCGGTTGATGCAAATCCTTATGAGCAGGCTGGAGTAAATGCTCGTGCAGCAATAGAGCAAATTCCTCAAAATGCAAAAGTTGTAGTGTTAGATGGACCTTCAGGAAACTTCCACGCTGATGAAAGACGTAAGAGCTGGCAGAAGGAATTCTTTGAAAAACGTCCTGATGTTAAAATAGTTGGCGAACAGATTGCAAACTGGAACAAAGACGAAGCTATGAAGTACATGGAAGACTGGATACAGTCCAATGACAAGATTGATGCAGTTATTTCAATGAATGACAACATGGCAGCCGGAGCAATTGAAGTTGTTAAAGATAACCCTAAGTTCAAAAACATGCTTGCATATGGTGTTGATGGAACAGCAGAAGCACTGCTTCTAATACAGGAAGGAAAAATGACTTCTACTTGTATGCAGAGTGCATACGACCTTGCTACAAAGTTGCTTGAATCAGGCAATAAGCTCTTAACAGGCGGAGAAAAGCAGATTGATACAGATATTGGTAACCCACTTGTAAATAAAGATAATGTACAGCAATATATAGATATATTGAAGAAGTCCGGAGCTATTAAGTAA
- a CDS encoding RNA polymerase sigma factor: protein MKKLEQSILKIANGDYECFKFLYDELNEAVYTLSYIILKDRYLAEDVSQEVFCKVMANAASYKKGTSPKAWVLQIARNASIDILRKKKEIVTSFDSESGYENIISDIKQKTDFENKLIVFEALKQLDFEQQQIVVMHVIAGLKFKEISNILERPMGTVTWKYRTAIKNMYDLLK, encoded by the coding sequence TTGAAAAAATTAGAGCAGAGTATTTTAAAAATTGCAAATGGTGATTATGAATGCTTTAAATTTTTATATGATGAACTTAATGAGGCTGTTTATACTCTGTCTTATATAATTTTGAAAGATAGGTATCTTGCTGAAGATGTATCCCAGGAAGTGTTTTGTAAAGTAATGGCAAATGCTGCTTCATATAAAAAAGGGACTAGTCCTAAAGCATGGGTGTTGCAGATAGCCAGAAATGCTTCTATAGATATACTTAGAAAGAAAAAGGAGATTGTTACAAGTTTTGATTCTGAGTCAGGCTACGAAAATATCATTTCTGATATTAAGCAAAAAACAGATTTTGAAAATAAATTAATAGTATTTGAAGCACTTAAACAGTTAGATTTTGAGCAACAGCAAATTGTAGTAATGCACGTTATAGCAGGATTGAAGTTTAAAGAAATAAGTAATATACTAGAACGTCCCATGGGCACTGTTACTTGGAAATACCGAACCGCAATAAAGAATATGTATGATTTGCTGAAATAG
- a CDS encoding Pr6Pr family membrane protein — translation MLIFYTIQSNALCFVFFSILAVKNLIDIKTNGIKGSTSVFPHLKGAVTMTISMTFIIYHFVLVPLYTSHDANYRVLNWQNILVHYFVPIMTVLDWLLFDKKQNFRWFDPMLWITVPISYFVFLIVRAKIGGIIAIVQSKYPYFFVDVDILGWLNVLKYAGVFILGFLVLGYVIYLVDKISLENIRFDFVKPTSYYSNTYKA, via the coding sequence ATGCTTATTTTTTATACGATACAGAGTAATGCATTGTGCTTTGTGTTCTTTTCTATTCTTGCAGTAAAAAATCTTATTGATATCAAAACTAATGGCATCAAGGGCTCTACCAGCGTCTTTCCCCATTTAAAGGGTGCAGTTACCATGACAATTTCAATGACCTTTATTATTTACCACTTTGTACTGGTTCCATTATATACTTCTCATGATGCAAACTATAGAGTACTTAACTGGCAAAATATTCTGGTACATTATTTTGTTCCCATAATGACTGTTCTGGACTGGCTATTATTTGACAAAAAGCAAAATTTCAGATGGTTTGATCCCATGCTTTGGATTACTGTTCCAATCTCGTATTTTGTATTTCTTATAGTAAGAGCAAAAATCGGAGGAATTATAGCAATAGTTCAAAGCAAATATCCATATTTCTTTGTTGACGTTGATATTCTCGGCTGGCTTAATGTGCTAAAATATGCAGGTGTTTTTATTCTGGGTTTTCTTGTATTGGGATATGTTATTTATTTAGTTGACAAAATCTCTCTTGAAAATATCAGATTTGATTTTGTAAAACCAACTAGTTATTATTCAAATACCTATAAAGCTTAA
- a CDS encoding DUF4179 domain-containing protein, with the protein MFYLKERKIKKALLTEAKRITPGIWDKISVVPDKNKFTRKKLRYVPVAVTLCIVFILTVSVTAFAGVNYDIRDYIVKIFGSNPGPVNGNFVNKSTEQEGIQLTVNAALVENNGILLFYKLTDKANHIFKNKVTFNECYLEIDGVRNFVRSSGEIYNGKQNCVIFRFDSNKEIMKDKNSKFKFVIESIGLIDKDSQKILPLTIKNYDLDENFKMRITDLKFINSCVSLKIKKPHAYTLLNPKIRNKDFKQDHYAIGQSFRNTQNKEEGIYNYTFGPLESNNVNDYELVINTPQLFTFKEPLSVNFDLDLDNKPNEILFPKKTYVDSALIQSINVYQMSVTVKLSEPINKPISIKYKDGKTLKEIAATISSPSQKDESSNYCVMFDSTIDYSREPVLSIGNRDIPLYRSK; encoded by the coding sequence ATGTTTTATTTAAAAGAAAGAAAAATTAAAAAAGCCTTGTTAACAGAAGCTAAGCGAATTACACCTGGGATTTGGGATAAAATTTCTGTAGTGCCTGATAAAAATAAATTTACGAGAAAGAAATTACGGTACGTTCCTGTTGCAGTTACTCTGTGTATTGTTTTTATTTTAACAGTTTCTGTTACGGCATTTGCGGGGGTAAACTATGATATTCGTGATTACATTGTTAAAATTTTTGGTAGCAATCCAGGCCCGGTTAATGGCAACTTTGTAAATAAGTCTACTGAACAAGAAGGTATACAGCTGACTGTAAATGCAGCATTAGTAGAAAATAATGGTATATTATTGTTTTATAAACTAACAGATAAAGCAAATCATATATTCAAAAATAAAGTAACATTTAATGAGTGTTATCTGGAGATTGATGGGGTAAGGAATTTTGTTCGCAGTTCCGGCGAGATTTACAATGGGAAGCAAAATTGTGTTATTTTTAGGTTTGATTCAAATAAAGAAATAATGAAAGATAAAAATTCTAAATTTAAGTTTGTCATTGAAAGCATAGGCTTAATTGATAAAGATAGCCAAAAAATATTGCCGCTTACTATAAAAAATTATGATTTAGATGAAAATTTCAAAATGCGAATTACCGACTTGAAATTTATTAATTCCTGTGTTTCTTTAAAGATAAAAAAACCACATGCCTACACATTACTAAACCCTAAAATTAGAAATAAAGATTTTAAACAAGACCATTATGCTATTGGACAAAGCTTTCGTAATACGCAAAATAAAGAAGAGGGAATATATAATTACACATTCGGGCCTCTTGAAAGTAATAATGTAAATGATTATGAATTGGTAATAAATACTCCACAATTATTTACTTTCAAAGAGCCGTTAAGCGTAAATTTTGATTTGGACTTAGATAATAAACCAAATGAAATATTATTCCCTAAAAAAACATATGTTGATTCTGCGTTAATACAGTCAATTAATGTTTATCAAATGAGCGTAACAGTTAAGCTGAGTGAACCGATTAATAAACCAATATCAATAAAATATAAGGACGGAAAAACACTAAAAGAAATTGCTGCAACTATTTCATCACCATCACAAAAGGATGAAAGCTCTAATTACTGCGTTATGTTTGATTCCACAATTGATTATTCACGTGAACCTGTATTAAGCATAGGGAATAGGGACATTCCATTATACAGAAGTAAATGA
- a CDS encoding ROK family transcriptional regulator, whose translation MATKVNSIEVKKINRNAIYNFLYKHEPISIQEIAYTLNMSLPTVTQNIKELQERGLVIETGLFESTGGRKAKAISYNSSAKYAVGLDITRNHVSIVIIDLSGKLLKNFRIQYPFKNHKEYFKGVGDFVTKLVSEAEINEANILGVGIALPAILSDDRQTVSYATVIDFQGGSINSFQEFIPYPIILSNDANAGGFAEMWREDSDENVAYLSLNNSVGGSIIIAKNIYDGQNQRGGEFGHMTIVPNGRECYCGQKGCVDAYCSAKHLSDSTNGNIAEFFRLLKLNMEPQKSLWNEYISHLIVAINNLRMLFDCKVILGGYAGAYMDEYIGELRQMVARYNTFEVDGNYLHACKYKLEATAVGAALAHVDQFIKNV comes from the coding sequence ATGGCAACTAAGGTAAATAGCATTGAGGTTAAAAAAATAAACAGAAATGCCATATATAACTTTCTTTACAAACATGAACCGATATCTATTCAGGAGATTGCTTATACCTTAAATATGAGTCTGCCTACAGTAACTCAAAATATAAAGGAACTTCAGGAACGTGGGCTGGTAATAGAAACAGGTCTTTTTGAATCCACGGGAGGCAGAAAGGCTAAGGCTATTTCCTATAATAGTTCTGCAAAATATGCAGTAGGTCTGGACATAACACGCAATCATGTGAGTATTGTAATAATAGACCTTAGCGGGAAGCTACTAAAGAATTTTAGAATACAGTACCCTTTTAAGAATCATAAAGAGTATTTTAAAGGGGTAGGCGATTTTGTTACAAAATTGGTAAGTGAAGCCGAAATCAATGAAGCTAATATACTTGGTGTCGGTATAGCATTGCCTGCAATACTTTCCGATGATCGTCAGACTGTCAGTTACGCAACGGTTATTGACTTTCAGGGTGGCAGCATAAATTCTTTTCAGGAATTTATTCCATACCCCATTATTTTGAGCAACGATGCCAATGCAGGTGGTTTTGCCGAAATGTGGCGTGAAGATTCAGATGAAAATGTTGCATATCTTTCTTTAAATAATTCTGTCGGAGGCTCTATAATAATAGCCAAAAATATTTATGACGGACAGAACCAAAGAGGCGGAGAGTTTGGGCACATGACAATTGTACCAAACGGAAGAGAGTGCTATTGCGGACAAAAAGGCTGTGTTGATGCTTATTGCTCGGCAAAACATTTGTCAGACAGTACCAATGGAAATATTGCTGAGTTTTTCAGATTATTAAAGCTAAATATGGAGCCTCAGAAAAGCTTATGGAATGAATATATATCGCATTTAATAGTTGCAATAAATAATTTGCGTATGTTGTTTGACTGTAAAGTTATATTAGGCGGATATGCCGGAGCTTACATGGACGAGTATATTGGTGAGCTAAGGCAGATGGTTGCAAGATACAATACTTTTGAAGTAGACGGAAATTACCTTCATGCATGTAAGTATAAGCTTGAGGCAACTGCTGTAGGTGCTGCACTTGCTCATGTTGACCAATTTATAAAGAACGTTTAA
- a CDS encoding S66 peptidase family protein: MIAKKLNFGDEIRVIAPSRSLNVVRQDIFENSLKFLSDKGYIISFSKNSREIDEENSSSIQSRVEDLHTAFLDKNVKAIIACIGGFNVNQILEYIDYSIIQENPKILCGFSDITALSNAIYTKTGLVTYCGTNFTSFGFSEGIEYTNNYFEKCLVNSDEYYIEPSQQAKEYYVIQEGFCEGEIVGGNLCTLNLLQGTQFMPSLKNKVLFLEDDNIVGDYFTLEFDRNLQSLIQTVEGGGIKGVVFGSFDTSCKMDVQTIKRMIASKKQLKNIPVVFNVDFGHVLPMATFPIGGKVKFQAVGETVSLKVLSH, from the coding sequence ATGATTGCAAAAAAGCTAAATTTCGGTGATGAAATAAGGGTAATTGCTCCTTCCAGGAGTTTAAACGTCGTAAGACAGGACATTTTTGAAAATTCTCTGAAATTCCTTTCAGATAAGGGGTATATAATATCATTTTCAAAGAACAGTAGGGAAATTGATGAAGAAAATTCATCTAGCATACAGTCAAGAGTTGAAGACCTACATACTGCTTTTCTGGATAAAAATGTTAAAGCGATAATTGCTTGTATTGGCGGTTTTAATGTCAATCAAATATTAGAATATATAGATTACTCTATAATACAAGAAAATCCTAAAATTCTATGCGGGTTTTCTGATATTACGGCGCTAAGTAATGCAATTTATACTAAAACAGGATTAGTTACTTATTGTGGAACTAATTTTACTTCATTTGGATTTAGTGAAGGTATTGAGTATACAAACAACTATTTTGAGAAATGTTTGGTAAATTCAGACGAGTATTATATTGAGCCGTCTCAACAAGCAAAAGAATATTATGTTATTCAAGAGGGGTTTTGTGAGGGTGAAATCGTAGGAGGAAACCTTTGCACCTTAAACCTATTGCAGGGGACACAATTTATGCCCAGCTTGAAAAATAAAGTTTTATTTCTTGAGGATGACAACATTGTGGGAGACTATTTCACTTTAGAATTTGATAGAAATCTTCAATCCCTTATTCAGACAGTAGAGGGTGGAGGGATTAAAGGTGTTGTATTTGGAAGTTTTGATACAAGTTGTAAAATGGATGTTCAAACCATAAAAAGGATGATAGCATCAAAAAAACAATTAAAAAATATACCTGTTGTATTTAATGTTGATTTTGGACATGTTTTGCCAATGGCTACATTTCCTATAGGAGGTAAAGTTAAATTCCAAGCTGTGGGAGAAACAGTATCACTGAAGGTATTAAGCCATTAA
- a CDS encoding NAD(P)-dependent alcohol dehydrogenase, protein MKNRAAYMTGINKMEIRDIAVPKLREKDVLVKLEYVGICGSDVHYLEHGKIGDFIVNGDFILGHECAGTVVEVGSGVQNLQVGDKVALEPGITCGQCEFCKTGRYNLCPDVEFLATPPYHGSLMNYIAFPENMCFKLPENITTKEGALVEPLAVGMHAANQGEVKLGSSVVILGAGTIGLVTLLACKANGATDITVVDVIPKRLEYAMKLGATKTINAMETDVFAEIDKLTDKRGVDIVIETAGSARTISQTPYLVKNGGTIVLVGLAPQDIIEFNFAKIMAKEATIKSVFRYKNIYPVAIKAISKGIIDITGIVTHEFDFDDVAHAFDYVINNKQDVVKAVIKID, encoded by the coding sequence ATGAAAAACAGAGCGGCTTATATGACAGGAATAAACAAAATGGAGATAAGGGACATAGCGGTTCCAAAGCTCAGAGAAAAGGATGTACTTGTAAAGCTTGAGTATGTGGGAATTTGCGGTTCTGATGTGCATTATCTTGAGCATGGAAAAATCGGTGATTTTATAGTAAACGGAGATTTCATACTTGGACATGAATGTGCCGGAACTGTTGTTGAAGTTGGCAGCGGAGTACAAAATTTGCAGGTGGGAGACAAGGTTGCGTTGGAACCGGGAATAACTTGCGGACAATGTGAATTCTGCAAAACAGGAAGATATAATCTTTGCCCCGATGTTGAATTTTTGGCAACACCGCCATATCATGGTTCATTAATGAATTATATTGCTTTCCCGGAGAATATGTGCTTTAAACTGCCTGAAAATATAACAACAAAAGAGGGAGCATTAGTTGAACCTTTGGCTGTTGGTATGCATGCGGCAAACCAGGGAGAAGTAAAGCTTGGAAGCTCAGTTGTTATTCTTGGAGCAGGAACAATAGGACTTGTTACTTTGCTTGCATGTAAAGCAAACGGAGCAACTGATATTACTGTAGTCGATGTAATACCTAAGAGACTTGAATATGCAATGAAGCTTGGAGCAACCAAAACAATAAATGCCATGGAAACAGATGTGTTTGCAGAAATAGACAAACTCACTGATAAAAGGGGTGTGGATATTGTTATAGAAACTGCAGGCTCTGCAAGGACTATTTCACAAACTCCTTACCTTGTTAAAAACGGTGGTACTATTGTTCTTGTAGGTTTAGCTCCACAGGATATAATTGAATTTAACTTTGCAAAGATTATGGCAAAGGAAGCTACAATTAAATCGGTTTTCCGTTACAAAAACATATATCCGGTAGCTATAAAGGCTATATCTAAAGGAATCATAGATATAACAGGTATAGTAACACATGAATTTGATTTTGATGATGTTGCACATGCTTTTGACTACGTAATAAACAACAAGCAGGATGTTGTTAAGGCAGTTATAAAAATAGACTAA
- a CDS encoding peptidase E produces the protein MKKLFLASSFSDVVNIFESVHGDLKGKTVTFIPTASVVEKVTSYVHSAMKILEDLGLIVDNLEISTATSDEIENKLRNNDFIYVTGGNTFFLLQELKRTGADKIIVEEVNSGKLYIGESAGAIVASADIEYAQKMDSVEEAPHLKNYSALGLVDFYTVPHYNSVPFEKAAQSIIDSYEATLNLIPISNDGAIWVQGDKIQIHGK, from the coding sequence ATGAAAAAACTATTTTTAGCATCCTCTTTTAGTGATGTGGTAAACATATTTGAAAGCGTTCATGGTGATTTAAAAGGTAAAACAGTTACTTTTATCCCTACTGCAAGTGTAGTGGAAAAAGTTACATCTTATGTTCATTCAGCTATGAAAATACTTGAAGATTTAGGGCTTATTGTAGATAATCTTGAAATATCTACTGCCACCAGCGATGAAATAGAAAACAAGTTAAGGAACAATGACTTTATCTATGTAACAGGAGGAAATACATTTTTCCTATTGCAAGAATTAAAACGCACTGGGGCAGATAAAATAATTGTAGAAGAAGTAAATTCCGGTAAGCTTTACATTGGCGAATCAGCCGGCGCCATTGTTGCGTCAGCTGATATTGAATACGCTCAAAAAATGGACAGCGTGGAAGAAGCTCCCCATTTGAAAAATTATAGTGCTTTGGGCTTAGTGGATTTCTACACAGTACCTCATTATAATAGTGTACCATTCGAAAAAGCAGCTCAAAGTATAATAGATAGCTATGAAGCTACGCTGAATTTAATCCCAATCAGCAATGATGGTGCAATTTGGGTTCAAGGTGATAAAATACAAATCCATGGTAAATGA
- a CDS encoding sugar ABC transporter ATP-binding protein has translation MDKNIKLRVSQIEKSFPGVKALDKIDFTVKKGTVHVLCGENGAGKSTLMKIINGIYQPDGGEIFIDEKPVKINNPIQARNLGISMIFQEMNYVPEMTVEENLFLGNLPVNKFGNVNWKEVRTRTKELLKKENLPYLPTTLLKDLTVSDIQMLEILKAISYNSDIIIMDEPTSAITQKEVEKLFKKIEELKARGVCIIYISHKLDEIFQIADEITVFRDGTVVESHPKEELDIETVIALMVGRKLTNTYPKEEIKIGEKLLEVKKLSNGNVYHDVSFHLKKGEIIGFAGLMGAGRTEVMRSLFGLDPISSGTVNIKGEEVKVKNVQQIIEKGLVMLSEDRRRYGIIPVRSVRENTTLAFLQKVFYRFRYHKNVEQSIVSDMFEKMRVKTPTLETPIASLSGGNQQKVLLAKWMIRNPDVLILDEPTRGIDVGAKFEIYKLMTNLAKEGKGVIMVSSELPELIGMCDRIYVMSKGAVTGEIKREDFSQELIMKYATGTLTSDEVR, from the coding sequence ATGGACAAAAACATTAAGCTAAGAGTTTCGCAAATTGAAAAATCCTTTCCAGGGGTAAAAGCTCTTGATAAAATCGATTTTACTGTAAAAAAAGGTACTGTGCATGTATTGTGTGGGGAAAACGGAGCAGGAAAATCAACATTGATGAAAATCATTAACGGGATTTATCAACCCGACGGTGGTGAGATATTCATTGATGAGAAACCTGTAAAAATCAATAATCCCATACAGGCTAGGAATCTTGGTATATCAATGATTTTTCAAGAAATGAATTACGTTCCGGAAATGACGGTAGAAGAAAACCTGTTTTTAGGTAACCTGCCGGTTAACAAATTTGGTAATGTAAACTGGAAAGAAGTTAGAACTCGTACAAAGGAATTATTAAAAAAGGAAAATCTGCCTTATTTACCTACCACACTGTTAAAGGATCTGACGGTTTCCGATATTCAGATGCTAGAGATTTTGAAGGCAATATCATACAATTCCGATATTATAATCATGGATGAACCGACCTCGGCCATCACCCAAAAAGAAGTTGAGAAGCTCTTTAAAAAGATTGAAGAACTTAAAGCCAGAGGAGTTTGTATCATCTATATTTCTCACAAACTGGATGAAATATTCCAGATAGCTGATGAAATAACAGTTTTCAGAGACGGAACAGTTGTTGAGAGTCATCCGAAGGAAGAACTTGACATTGAAACCGTAATCGCACTAATGGTTGGAAGAAAATTAACCAACACCTATCCAAAGGAAGAAATCAAAATCGGAGAAAAGTTACTTGAGGTTAAAAAATTAAGTAACGGAAATGTTTATCATGACGTAAGCTTCCACCTTAAAAAGGGTGAAATCATTGGTTTTGCCGGACTTATGGGAGCAGGAAGAACTGAAGTTATGAGATCACTCTTCGGACTGGACCCTATTTCATCAGGAACAGTTAATATCAAGGGAGAAGAAGTCAAAGTCAAAAATGTACAACAGATTATTGAAAAAGGCCTGGTAATGTTATCAGAAGACAGAAGAAGATATGGTATTATTCCGGTCAGATCAGTAAGGGAAAATACAACATTGGCATTCCTTCAAAAGGTATTTTACAGATTCCGGTATCACAAGAATGTTGAACAAAGCATTGTATCAGATATGTTCGAAAAAATGAGGGTAAAAACTCCTACTTTGGAAACACCTATTGCTTCATTAAGCGGTGGAAACCAGCAGAAAGTATTATTGGCAAAGTGGATGATAAGAAATCCAGATGTTCTTATACTGGACGAACCTACACGTGGTATTGACGTAGGTGCTAAATTTGAAATATACAAACTAATGACAAATTTAGCAAAGGAAGGTAAGGGAGTAATAATGGTTTCATCCGAGCTTCCTGAGCTTATAGGTATGTGTGACAGGATTTATGTAATGTCAAAGGGTGCAGTTACAGGCGAAATAAAACGAGAAGATTTTTCCCAGGAGCTCATTATGAAATACGCTACTGGAACTTTAACATCAGATGAGGTGAGATAA